The following coding sequences are from one Triticum aestivum cultivar Chinese Spring chromosome 5A, IWGSC CS RefSeq v2.1, whole genome shotgun sequence window:
- the LOC123106771 gene encoding uncharacterized protein, with protein sequence MGSGRPAAWRTCAAAAVAACAVPVALSLVLLWLPLLCCAVAVVRFRRARRRMMQMCGGSTRGGGRFGAVDAGDRLGLLQKYLEDQLELVGAEAGGLLRDLRQGKCSG encoded by the coding sequence ATGGGCAGCGGGAGGCCGGCTGCGTGGCGgacgtgcgcggcggcggcggtggctgcgtgCGCCGTGCCGGTGGCCTTGTCACTGGTGCTGCTCTGGCTGCCCCTGCTTTGCTGCGCCGTGGCCGTGGTCCGGTTCCGGCgggcgaggaggaggatgatgcAGATGTGCGGCGGCAGCACAAGAGGCGGCGGGCGATTTGGGGCGGTTGACGCCGGCGATCGGCTGGGGCTGCTGCAGAAGTACCTCGAGGACCAGCTGGAGCTCGTCGGCGCGGAGGCAGGGGGGCTCCTCCGCGACCTCAGACAAGGGAAGTGCAGCGGTTGA